A window of Nitratireductor kimnyeongensis genomic DNA:
CAATACCAAGGACCGCGAGGAGGAAGAGAACCAGAACCACGGCGATCAAAACTTTCGCGCCGGTCATTGCCGCTCCTGCAAGGCTGTTCATACCAAGCAGACCTGCGACAGCCGCGACGATCAGCAAAATGAGAATCCATTTAAGCATTGTTTGCCCTCCTATTGGCGCTAGCGCCGGTTGAGAAGCTTCAACGCCGAAAACGGTTCCCGGTTCCAGAGCACACACTGTGCATCGCTTAGGAGTGTTGCCAATAAGAAACAGTCACGAACCCATATAGGTGAAACCGGTTCTTAACCATGGCTGGGCTGTTATAATTGCAAAAGTTCGCCACGATCTGGCGCCTCAAATGGAACTCATTTGTATTTCAGTGCATTGGACGCTGTAACGGAGAGACGGCATGCCACACAAAAAGTTTGCAATTCTGGCTGTAACGCTTTTGGCTGCGGGCCTGG
This region includes:
- a CDS encoding DUF1328 family protein; the protein is MLKWILILLIVAAVAGLLGMNSLAGAAMTGAKVLIAVVLVLFLLAVLGIVAIA